Part of the Saccharomyces paradoxus chromosome XI, complete sequence genome, CATTCCCATCTACATCTAGCATTAGTTGTTCACTGGAATCTCGGGCCGGTCCATTCCTTGTACTAaagttaatttttttaatttgcACATTCCTCGAACCTGAATCATCATCCGAATCATCTGAGGAAGAGCTCTCCAATAAAGATTCAAGTGAAACggaggaagatgaagaaaacgaagaatGCGACCTTGTAACCTTAACCTTCTTGAATTGTGGCGTTCTTTCGAAGCTGGATGGTATTGCTTGgccactttttttttcttcaggaGTTGATTCCTTAACTGGCACCTTAGGTGAGATTTGTGTCTGTGCCATTctattaaaaattttctccGCGTTGTCTTTAGAATCATCAACAAGATCTCTCGTTAGTTTGACTACTTTTATGCTCGAAGCTGCGTTTGATGTTTTCCCAGCGTTGGCAAAAATATCCTTCAAGGATTTATTCCCcatgtttcttttccttttaaaCTCTATTACTTTCGATTCGGCGTCATCAGTCTTTCGTTTTACTTTAATTTTACCAAATTTTGCAGATTTCGTACCGGAAACAATACCATTGGGATCATTAGAATGCTTAGTGTCCAGACCTACGCCTTCTGAATTTATGGGTTTGGGTTTatctttcttcattgtttcaaattttccatAACCTGGTTCCGCAACATTGCTACTTCTTTGGGTCTTAGATTCTTCAATTGGTTTAAACCTATTTAGTTTTCGTATAGTTTCTTGTATTTTTACGTCTTTCGCATGCGAAATAGAAGAGGCATCACTCAATGATTTATCAGGAAATTCGTTCTCAACAAGTCGAAATAGGGCCTCCTTACCTTGACCTTGATGTAAACgattattcaattttttctcagaaaaaaaggaaggagAAATAGGATTTTTAGTACTCTGAGTACTCTGTACTGCGTCTTCAATATCACTGTTGAACGAAACGCTATCTAAGTCGGAATTGATATCCCGGAAACCTGCGGAAGCCCTCTTGGATTTATTGACAAACGAATCCGCATGATCATTATCGGTGTCGTTGAAATCCTCTTCGTCTGAAAATGTTTCTATCCTTCTATAATTTTCACCTATATCTTTGTCGTTCAGCGGCAGATCgtctctttttttattttgaactTTAATCTCTAAAGAACTCTTCCTGGGGCTATGAGCTGCGCTAGAGGTCTTTAAATCTTGTATATGCATATCAGAATTTGTAGAAGAAGTAGTGCTTAATTGAAAATCGGTATCAATCGAATCATACGAAATTTGCGGAGAATTTTCATCTGCAGGTTCATAATTAGGGTCTTCTGATGTATTGTGTAGGTCATTTGGGCCATTTGATTCGTGCATCTTAACGCCATCATTTTTCTGTTGCTCAATGGATGAAggtatattttctttattgttgtCACTCTCATGTACTGCAGCTCCTTTGTTAGCATGGCAGTGATCTTGTAAATGCTTATGTACATTCGATACAATTACTGTCGGAAGTAGTGGCACAGAacccttttctttattcaGTGCCTCATACTTGTTTGCAAGCGgtagaatttcattcattAGCGGCGTTGACACTCTCGACTTATTAACAAAGTTCTTTTTGAGCGAGCTTTTAGCTATCAGATGTAGCgtatctttattttgtgTAGACGATAAGCCTTCCCTAGagacttttttctttttttcagaaatcaTGGATTTTGTGGACGACTTGTTCTGCCGTTTTCGCTGTTTTGCCAATTGTAAAAGCGAAATATGTTGATATCTACTCCAGTCTAATTCATCTTTTAAAATTACCAAAACAACACCATCACTTTCAAATACAtcttttattgaaaattcAGAATCCAAATCACAACCGTGTCTATCTCGTAGAGATACGATTTCAATTGGTTCGTTGAAGTTTGGATAAAGTCTATCAAATTTagttaaaatttcattgGAAAGCTGTAGAAGGGTATTGTTACCATTTGTAAAAtgtagaaattttttacaattcGGGAGGTAATTAATAAAATCACTATCATGATTTGGTTGAATAGATTTGCGCGAAGACAGGCTCGTAGAAGAGGACTTGTTACAGTTATTGTTACTGTTGTTGTGCATAATTGTACCTTCATTACACTGAAGCATAGGAAATGCTAACTGTGAGGTATCGCTTATAGTCAAGCTTGTGTCGAGAAATGTGATGATATCCTGGGCACTTGGCGGCACCAGTACAATTTGCAACCTCCacatttttatcatttatCTATTTGAAGCAAACACCGAAGAGGGCAGAGGAGATTACAGAAATGCGATAAAAAAGCCGGCGTATTTATTAGATACTTGTGAAATTGGGTAGCTAGTCAAATGACTTATTCTTCTCAACCAAACgaaattaataaataaacaaacaaacaaattAGAACCTTCATGCTTAAGATctgaagaatatgaaaaaattatataatCATATCGTATAATGcgacttttttttcgagATGCCGATGTTAACaataaatacaaaaacGGCAGGAAACACTTTTATAATAATTAAAAATTGATTCTATATACGTACTTACTTTTTGgcttttacttttattcTCTTTGTTTAATGGATATGTAGATGCTGTG contains:
- the TOF2 gene encoding Tof2p (Protein required for rDNA silencing and mitotic rDNA condensation~similar to YKR010C), whose protein sequence is MWRLQIVLVPPSAQDIITFLDTSLTISDTSQLAFPMLQCNEGTIMHNNSNNNCNKSSSTSLSSRKSIQPNHDSDFINYLPNCKKFLHFTNGNNTLLQLSNEILTKFDRLYPNFNEPIEIVSLRDRHGCDLDSEFSIKDVFESDGVVLVILKDELDWSRYQHISLLQLAKQRKRQNKSSTKSMISEKKKKVSREGLSSTQNKDTLHLIAKSSLKKNFVNKSRVSTPLMNEILPLANKYEALNKEKGSVPLLPTVIVSNVHKHLQDHCHANKGAAVHESDNNKENIPSSIEQQKNDGVKMHESNGPNDLHNTSEDPNYEPADENSPQISYDSIDTDFQLSTTSSTNSDMHIQDLKTSSAAHSPRKSSLEIKVQNKKRDDLPLNDKDIGENYRRIETFSDEEDFNDTDNDHADSFVNKSKRASAGFRDINSDLDSVSFNSDIEDAVQSTQSTKNPISPSFFSEKKLNNRLHQGQGKEALFRLVENEFPDKSLSDASSISHAKDVKIQETIRKLNRFKPIEESKTQRSSNVAEPGYGKFETMKKDKPKPINSEGVGLDTKHSNDPNGIVSGTKSAKFGKIKVKRKTDDAESKVIEFKRKRNMGNKSLKDIFANAGKTSNAASSIKVVKLTRDLVDDSKDNAEKIFNRMAQTQISPKVPVKESTPEEKKSGQAIPSSFERTPQFKKVKVTRSHSSFSSSSSVSLESLLESSSSDDSDDDSGSRNVQIKKINFSTRNGPARDSSEQLMLDVDGNEVNAKKYQTPKYVESDEDDE